The sequence CGCCCGCCGCGGCCGCCTCCGCAGCCCCGGCCGCCCGCCCGGCGCCGGCTCCCGCGGCGGCGCCGGAGCCGCCCCCGCCGCCGAAGCCGCTCGCGCCCTACGTCGTCGCCGCCCAGACCCGCAAGCGCATCCCGATCTGGGCCATGCCCGTGCTCGCCGGCCTGCCCCTCTGGGCCTTCATCTTCGCCACCACGCTCAGCCCTCCCGGGCTCGGCGAGAACGACCCGCTCATGATCGGCCGGGAGATCTACGCCGGCAAGTGCGCGTCCTGCCACGGCGCGGCCGGGGGCGGCGGGGTCGGCCCGGCGCTGACCAACGGCGACGTGCTCCTCACCTTCCCCGACCCGCTCGACCACATCGCCTGGGTCGAGGGCGGCGAGGCGTCGGCCGCCGAGGACGGCACCTACGGCGACCCGAGCCGGGCGGGCGGCCAGCGCAACGTCTCGACCTTCGCCGGCCGCATGCCGGCCTTCGGCACGTCGCTGTCCCCCGAGGAGATCGCCGCCGTCGTCCGCTACGAGCGCGAGGTGCTGAGCGGCGCCGAGCCCGAGCCCGAGCTCACCGACCCGGAGGCCGCCACCGGCGACCAGGCCGGCGGCGACGAGGGCGGCGACTCGAGCGGCGGCGCCGAGCAGCAGGGCTCGGACACGGGCACGCCGACCACAGCCGACGACGGCACCGGCAGCGGCTCCGACGACGTCGACGGGACGGGCGGGGAGACCGACACCGAGGGCGGCGAGAGCTCGACCGAGGACACGACGGGCACCGGCGGCGGCTGAGGTGGCCGCGGCCCGGCACGACGTCCTCGTCGTCGGCGGGGGGCCGGCCGGCTCGGCGTGCGCCGCCTGGCTGGCCGAGGCCGGCCACGACGTGCTCGTCGTCGAGAAGAAGCGGTTCCCGAGGGAGAAGACGTGCGGCGACGCGCTCACCCCGCGCGCCGTCCACCAGCTGGAGGACCTCGGCCTCGGCGACCGCCTGGCCGACTTCCACCGCTTCGTCGGCCTCCGGGCCGTGGCCCACGGGGTCACCCTCGAGCTGGAGTGGCCGGCCCACCCGGTGTTCCCGTCGCACGGCTACGTGGTCCGCCGCCGCGACCTCGACTCGCTCGTCGCCCAGCGGGCCGTCAAGGCCGGCGCGACCGTGCGGGAGGGCGTGGAGGCGGTCGGGCCGCTCTACCGGGACGGGCTCGTCGCCGGGGCCGTCGTGCGCGATGGCGAGTCCGGGGCGACGAGCGAGGTGGCCGCCCGCTACGTGGTCGTGGCCGACGGCGCCAACTCCCGCTTCGGCCGGGCCCTCGGCACCACCCGCGTCCGGTCCTGGCCCCAGGGCATGGCCATCAGGGGCTACTTCGAGAGCCCGCGCCACGACGACCCCTGGATCGAGAGCGCGCTGGACGTGCGGGACCGCAACGGCGCGTCCCTCCCCGGCTACGGCTGGATCTTCCCGGTGGGCGACGGCACCGTGAACGTCGGCATCGGCCTGCTGTCCACGTTCCGGGACTGGAAGTCGGTCAACACCACCCACCTCATGCGGGAGTTCGTCGAGACCGTCCCCGCCCGGTGGGGCATCTCCGCGGCGTCGGCCACGTCGGAGCCGACCGGCGGGCGGCTGCCGATGGGCGGCGCCGTCGGGCCCAAGGTGGGGCCGACCTGGCTGGCGATCGGCGACGCCGCCGGCAGCATCAACCCGTTCAACGGCGAGGGCATCGACTACGCCTACGAGACGGG is a genomic window of Acidimicrobiales bacterium containing:
- a CDS encoding cytochrome c, with the protein product MTEVPEHLLQRSRERRQALGLPVAGQEGGAAEAPAPAASAPAAAPAAAASAAPAARPAPAPAAAPEPPPPPKPLAPYVVAAQTRKRIPIWAMPVLAGLPLWAFIFATTLSPPGLGENDPLMIGREIYAGKCASCHGAAGGGGVGPALTNGDVLLTFPDPLDHIAWVEGGEASAAEDGTYGDPSRAGGQRNVSTFAGRMPAFGTSLSPEEIAAVVRYEREVLSGAEPEPELTDPEAATGDQAGGDEGGDSSGGAEQQGSDTGTPTTADDGTGSGSDDVDGTGGETDTEGGESSTEDTTGTGGG
- a CDS encoding geranylgeranyl reductase family protein; translation: MAAARHDVLVVGGGPAGSACAAWLAEAGHDVLVVEKKRFPREKTCGDALTPRAVHQLEDLGLGDRLADFHRFVGLRAVAHGVTLELEWPAHPVFPSHGYVVRRRDLDSLVAQRAVKAGATVREGVEAVGPLYRDGLVAGAVVRDGESGATSEVAARYVVVADGANSRFGRALGTTRVRSWPQGMAIRGYFESPRHDDPWIESALDVRDRNGASLPGYGWIFPVGDGTVNVGIGLLSTFRDWKSVNTTHLMREFVETVPARWGISAASATSEPTGGRLPMGGAVGPKVGPTWLAIGDAAGSINPFNGEGIDYAYETGRIAAGLLDEALTTGDGMAVQRYPAVLEAEYGLYFKVARLFAQVIGRPALLRELTRVGMQSRTLMDWVLRIMANLLRPDEVGPAEAAYRAAAALVRLVPERSVA